A stretch of the Halorussus salinus genome encodes the following:
- a CDS encoding helix-turn-helix domain-containing protein produces the protein MEITQIGKALSSETRIKILDIVSENGHSSIETFEKYGEEYEDDKRRETIYRELENLVKAGLLSKEYDETDSQIVYRLKHQGLVINIDSVTVEPRDE, from the coding sequence ATGGAAATTACGCAGATTGGCAAAGCACTGTCAAGCGAAACTCGAATCAAAATCCTTGATATCGTATCGGAGAACGGCCATTCGTCTATCGAGACGTTCGAGAAGTACGGCGAGGAATACGAAGACGACAAGCGCCGGGAGACGATATATCGGGAACTGGAAAACCTCGTGAAGGCCGGACTACTCTCCAAAGAGTACGACGAGACCGACAGTCAGATAGTGTACCGACTCAAGCATCAAGGACTGGTAATCAATATCGACTCCGTAACTGTAGAACCGCGTGACGAATAA